Genomic DNA from bacterium:
CAGTTGCGCGATGTCCATCCGTTCTCCTCCTGCCGCGCGGGTCCCGGCCGCACGCTCCTGACCCCTTATCGCATGGGTCCGCGCGCTTTTTCAAAGTTTCTTGGATACTTAGTGTCGTCGTTTCGCTCATCGCCGGCGGCTCTTCGCCGCCGCCTCACATATTCGGATAGTTTGGCCCGTCGCCGCCCTGGGGTGTTGTCCAGGTGATGTTCTGGGCGGGGTCCTTGATGTCGCAGGTCTTGCAGTGGACGCAGTTCTGGAAGTTGATGCGGAAGGTCGGGCCGGCCTCGGTCTCCAGCACCTCGTAGACGCCTGCCGGGCAGTAGCGCTGCGCCGGCTCGTCGTATTTCGGCAGGTTCACCGCGATCGGAACGCTCGGGTCCTTCAGCTTCAGGTGGCAGGGCTGGCTCTCCTCGTGGTTTGTGAAGCTGAACGACACGTTCGTCAGCCGGTCGAAGGAGAGGACCCCGTCGGGCCTCGGGTAGTCGATCTTCGGATAGTCCTTCGCCGCCCCGGTCGCCGCCGCGTCCGACTTGCCGTGCCTCAGCGTCCCGAAGAGCGAGAGCCCGAAGAGATTGTTCGTCCACATGTCGAACCCGCCGAGCGCCAGGCTCGGCAGCATCCCCCAGCGCGACCACATCGGCTTGACGTTCCTGACCTTCCTGAGGTCCTTCGCGATCGGGCCCGACCTGAGGTCCGCCTCGTAGGCCACAAGCTCGTCGCCCGACCGGCCCGCCGCGATCGCCGCCGCCGCCGCCTCGGCCGCGGCAATGCCCGAGAGCATCGCGTTGTGGTTGCCCTTGATCCTCGGCACGTTCACGAGCCCCGCCGAACAGCCGAGCAGCGCCACCCCCGGCGCGGTGAGCTTCGGGATCGACTGCCAGCCACCCTCGGAGATCGCCCGCGCGCCGTAAGCCACCCGCTTGCCGCCCTTCAGAAGCTCCGCCACCATCGGGTGGTGCTTGAACCGCTGGAACTCCATGTAGGGGTAAAGATGCGGGTTCGCGTAGTTGAGATGCACCACGAAGCCCACGTAAACCTGATTGTTCTCAAGGTGATAGATGAACGACCCGCCGCCCGCGTTCTTGCCGAGCGGCCAGCCCATCGTGTGGGTGACCGTCCCCTCCCGGTGCTTCGCCGGGTCGATCTCCCAGATCTCCTTCATGCCAAGCCCGAACTTCTGCGGGCAGTGCCCCTTCGAGAGATCGAACTTCGCCATCACCTCCTTGGCGAGGGACCCGCGCACCCCCTCGGACAGGAACACGTACTTGCCGTGAAGCTCCATCCCCGGCTCGAAGTTCGGCCCCGGCGTGCCGTCCG
This window encodes:
- a CDS encoding electron transfer flavoprotein-ubiquinone oxidoreductase — protein: MGVIERESMEYDVVIVGGGPSGLSAAIRLKQIDPDLNVVVLEKGSEVGAHILSGAVLDVSGLDALLPDWKAKGAPVTVEVKRDNFYILGPSGQMRIPNWPMPPLMSNHGKYIVSMANVCRWLAQEAEALGVEIFPGFAASELVYDETGAVKGVVAGVMGLNADGTPGPNFEPGMELHGKYVFLSEGVRGSLAKEVMAKFDLSKGHCPQKFGLGMKEIWEIDPAKHREGTVTHTMGWPLGKNAGGGSFIYHLENNQVYVGFVVHLNYANPHLYPYMEFQRFKHHPMVAELLKGGKRVAYGARAISEGGWQSIPKLTAPGVALLGCSAGLVNVPRIKGNHNAMLSGIAAAEAAAAAIAAGRSGDELVAYEADLRSGPIAKDLRKVRNVKPMWSRWGMLPSLALGGFDMWTNNLFGLSLFGTLRHGKSDAAATGAAKDYPKIDYPRPDGVLSFDRLTNVSFSFTNHEESQPCHLKLKDPSVPIAVNLPKYDEPAQRYCPAGVYEVLETEAGPTFRINFQNCVHCKTCDIKDPAQNITWTTPQGGDGPNYPNM